A genomic segment from bacterium encodes:
- a CDS encoding ATP-binding protein, translating into MTRRARSAGRTRASSRSIPPAVWEDVRRAVAAISVLRDVLDDPVGRTWREVVAAVAAASPDPAIVAAAHARLFSLIAREAEFSADPIVGDAWQHHLLSRLLDVENAFSQKAERAGWAAIGPALVAQTRADLVVLERCHRLSGTALARVVSRIARVPAASWAEFRPLAADGRGAPRLAMMRRFHAARGWDRLARELAAHFAEHGVGLFGRFRAFRWTRADGRGRLEGVSNVDPIRLDDLVGYELERHPVVENTRQFVAGAPANNVLLYGDRGTGKSSTVKALLNEFGDRGLRVIEVAKDHLPDYPEIVTALRGRRERFVLFVDDLSFEEHETQYKALKAALEGSLEARAENVVLYATSNRRHLVSERFVDRQRASLDDDVHPEDAAQEKLSLADRFGVHAPFLIPDQDRYLEIVAGLAARYDLRVPAGELRRRALVWAQWHNGLSCRTARQFVDALCGEAMLEREARGRGGR; encoded by the coding sequence GTGACCCGCCGCGCCCGCTCCGCGGGGCGCACTCGGGCGTCGTCCCGGTCCATCCCGCCCGCCGTGTGGGAGGACGTACGGCGGGCGGTCGCGGCGATCTCCGTGCTGCGGGATGTGCTGGATGACCCGGTGGGGCGGACGTGGCGCGAGGTCGTGGCCGCCGTGGCCGCCGCGTCGCCGGATCCGGCGATCGTTGCCGCGGCGCACGCGCGGCTGTTCTCGCTGATCGCACGGGAGGCCGAGTTTTCGGCCGATCCCATCGTTGGGGACGCGTGGCAGCACCATCTGCTCTCGCGCTTGCTCGATGTGGAGAACGCGTTCAGTCAAAAGGCGGAGCGGGCCGGGTGGGCCGCGATCGGTCCCGCCCTCGTCGCGCAGACGCGCGCGGATCTCGTCGTGCTCGAGCGGTGTCACCGGCTCAGCGGGACAGCGCTCGCCCGGGTGGTCTCGCGGATCGCGCGCGTCCCGGCGGCGTCTTGGGCCGAGTTCCGCCCGCTTGCCGCCGACGGCCGGGGCGCCCCCCGCCTGGCGATGATGCGGCGGTTCCACGCCGCGCGCGGATGGGACCGTCTTGCTCGGGAGCTCGCCGCGCACTTCGCCGAACACGGCGTGGGGTTGTTCGGGCGCTTCCGGGCGTTCCGATGGACGCGGGCCGACGGACGCGGCCGCCTCGAAGGCGTGTCGAACGTCGACCCGATCCGTCTTGACGATCTCGTCGGGTACGAGCTCGAGCGACACCCGGTCGTCGAGAACACCCGGCAGTTCGTCGCCGGCGCCCCCGCGAACAACGTCCTCCTCTACGGCGACCGCGGAACCGGCAAGTCCTCTACCGTCAAGGCCCTGCTCAACGAGTTCGGCGACCGCGGGCTCCGTGTGATCGAGGTCGCGAAGGATCACCTTCCGGACTACCCGGAGATTGTGACGGCGCTGCGGGGACGCCGCGAGCGGTTCGTGTTGTTTGTGGACGACCTCTCGTTCGAGGAGCACGAGACGCAGTACAAGGCCCTGAAGGCGGCGCTCGAGGGCAGCCTCGAGGCACGCGCCGAGAACGTGGTGTTGTACGCGACGAGCAACCGGCGTCACCTCGTGAGCGAGCGCTTCGTGGACCGCCAGCGGGCGTCGTTGGACGACGACGTGCATCCGGAAGACGCCGCCCAGGAGAAGCTCTCGCTCGCCGACCGGTTCGGCGTGCACGCGCCGTTTCTCATCCCCGATCAGGACCGGTATCTCGAGATCGTCGCCGGCTTGGCCGCGCGCTACGATCTCCGAGTCCCGGCCGGCGAGCTGCGGCGCCGGGCCCTCGTGTGGGCACAGTGGCACAACGGCCTGTCGTGCCGGACGGCGCGCCAGTTCGTCGACGCGCTGTGCGGCGAGGCGATGCTCGAGCGGGAGGCGCGCGGACGCGGCGGGCGATAG
- a CDS encoding AEC family transporter produces MTGLLPVLTGVIGPVLLVAAVGYGVGRTRVVDVPPLTSLSVAVLVPALTFYALATSAVAHVTLLRITAYLMLQFALLGAATLAAARVAGWDRTRTVGVSLATMFSNAGNAGLPLALFAWGRAGLDAAVGFFAVQAVASSVLAAFLAAYAGADARRALRALLRLPVTYAAVAGLGVNLLGAAPPVPILKAAQLLADAAIAVMLLLVGVQLSATRLDSEWRGVAFATVTRLAVAPALAWATAPLMGLDGLVRQTSILQASLPTAITAAIWASEFGVVPGLVSSIVVVTTLVSPLTVTVLLALLR; encoded by the coding sequence GTGACCGGCCTCCTCCCCGTGTTAACGGGCGTCATCGGCCCGGTGCTGCTCGTCGCCGCCGTCGGCTACGGGGTCGGCCGCACGCGTGTCGTGGACGTGCCCCCGCTCACATCGCTCTCCGTCGCCGTGCTCGTCCCCGCGCTCACGTTCTACGCGCTCGCGACCTCCGCGGTGGCGCACGTCACGCTGCTCCGGATCACCGCGTACCTCATGCTGCAATTCGCGCTGCTCGGTGCCGCGACGCTGGCTGCGGCGCGCGTCGCCGGCTGGGACCGGACGCGCACCGTCGGCGTGTCGCTCGCGACGATGTTCAGCAACGCGGGCAACGCCGGACTGCCCCTCGCCCTGTTCGCGTGGGGCCGTGCGGGGTTGGACGCGGCCGTCGGGTTTTTCGCGGTTCAGGCGGTCGCGTCGAGCGTGCTGGCGGCGTTTCTCGCGGCGTACGCGGGGGCGGACGCCCGGCGGGCGCTGCGCGCCCTCCTCCGTCTGCCGGTGACCTATGCCGCCGTCGCGGGTCTCGGCGTCAATCTCCTCGGCGCCGCGCCGCCAGTGCCGATTCTCAAGGCGGCGCAGCTGCTCGCCGACGCCGCGATCGCGGTGATGCTGCTCCTCGTGGGCGTTCAGCTCTCGGCGACCCGGCTCGACAGTGAGTGGCGGGGCGTCGCGTTCGCCACCGTCACGCGTCTGGCGGTCGCGCCCGCGCTCGCGTGGGCCACCGCGCCGCTGATGGGGCTCGACGGCCTCGTGCGGCAGACGAGCATCCTGCAGGCCAGTCTCCCGACCGCCATCACCGCGGCGATCTGGGCGTCGGAGTTCGGGGTGGTCCCGGGGCTCGTGAGCAGCATCGTCGTGGTGACGACGCTCGTGAGCCCGCTCACGGTCACGGTCCTGCTGGCGCTGCTGCGGTAG
- a CDS encoding VOC family protein, with product MPARPVPDPAPDPGMLRIHHVGVVVRDAAQAAEAYRRGLGLATLAVEERPGISRVVFVEVGETRLELIEPLGRASPWAEALRSRGEGAHHVALEVADLPKAIAALDARGVRFLDRRPRREAGSVLSVFLDPGATGGTLIELVQQIRSAP from the coding sequence GTGCCCGCACGACCCGTCCCCGATCCGGCTCCAGACCCCGGCATGCTTCGCATCCACCACGTCGGCGTCGTCGTTCGCGACGCGGCGCAGGCCGCGGAGGCCTACCGGCGCGGGCTCGGGCTGGCGACGCTCGCCGTAGAGGAGCGCCCGGGCATCTCGCGGGTTGTGTTCGTGGAGGTCGGCGAGACGCGGTTGGAGCTGATCGAACCGCTCGGTCGAGCCTCGCCGTGGGCGGAGGCGTTACGGAGCCGAGGCGAAGGCGCACACCACGTTGCGCTCGAAGTCGCAGATCTCCCCAAGGCGATCGCCGCGCTGGACGCGCGGGGCGTTCGGTTCCTGGACCGCCGACCCCGCCGTGAGGCCGGGAGCGTGCTCAGCGTGTTTCTCGACCCCGGAGCGACCGGCGGCACGCTCATCGAACTGGTGCAGCAGATCCGGTCCGCACCGTAG
- a CDS encoding cupin domain-containing protein yields MPQVAIVDSEKIGKDVTYEPPLVIAFGVDKHSVGAHTVTMGRTRIPPAGRNQAHYHSCEASFFVRKGTLKLFVGEAREEHTVTENQFVYVAPGMIHGLQNMSETETAELIFRTGTARARTTPGRCSSRSRG; encoded by the coding sequence ATGCCGCAGGTCGCGATCGTGGATTCCGAGAAGATCGGCAAGGACGTCACGTACGAGCCCCCGCTTGTCATCGCGTTTGGCGTCGACAAGCACAGCGTCGGCGCGCACACCGTGACGATGGGCCGTACCCGCATCCCGCCGGCGGGCCGGAACCAAGCCCACTACCATTCCTGCGAAGCGTCGTTCTTCGTGCGCAAGGGCACCCTCAAGTTGTTCGTCGGCGAGGCGCGCGAGGAGCACACCGTCACCGAGAACCAGTTCGTGTACGTCGCGCCGGGCATGATCCACGGTCTCCAAAACATGAGCGAGACCGAGACCGCGGAGCTGATCTTTCGTACGGGAACTGCCCGAGCAAGGACGACGCCGGGACGGTGTTCGTCGAGAAGTCGTGGGTGA
- a CDS encoding amidohydrolase family protein gives MIVDVHSHFFPDRFLKVLAREGATHGARVEEHPSGRIVWSSPRQSARVGPVFYDVAARLEALERWGIDVQALSLSPPMLYWAPSALGRELAASFNDELVAICRAHPDRFVALATLPLQDVEAAVAETERAARAGCRGVYIGTNVNGRYLDDAAFAPLWEAAVRLGLPVFTHPVNNAGEDRMVGWHLANSVGNPGETALCGARLIMAGVLDRFPDLRIVLAHGGGGLAFIAGRLDHAYEVRPECRTAIPQAPSAYLRRLYFDTITFDDRGLRFLIDAAGADRVALGTDYAYDMADPDVLPRIRRLALPPGDTEAICSGTGARLLGVNAESG, from the coding sequence ATGATCGTTGACGTGCACAGCCACTTCTTCCCCGACCGATTCCTCAAGGTGCTTGCGCGGGAGGGTGCGACGCACGGCGCCCGCGTCGAGGAGCACCCGTCGGGCCGCATCGTCTGGAGCAGCCCGCGCCAGTCGGCGCGCGTTGGCCCGGTATTTTACGACGTCGCCGCGCGGCTCGAGGCGCTCGAGCGCTGGGGCATCGACGTACAGGCACTCTCGCTTTCGCCCCCGATGCTGTATTGGGCGCCGTCTGCGCTCGGCCGCGAGCTCGCCGCATCGTTCAACGACGAGCTCGTGGCGATCTGCCGCGCGCACCCGGACCGGTTCGTCGCGCTCGCGACGCTTCCGCTACAGGACGTAGAGGCGGCGGTGGCCGAGACCGAGCGCGCGGCGCGGGCGGGATGCCGGGGCGTCTATATCGGGACGAACGTGAACGGCCGCTACCTCGACGACGCCGCGTTTGCGCCGCTCTGGGAGGCCGCCGTGCGACTCGGCCTTCCGGTGTTCACGCACCCCGTGAACAACGCCGGGGAGGATCGGATGGTCGGGTGGCATCTCGCGAACTCCGTGGGCAACCCGGGTGAGACCGCACTCTGCGGCGCGCGGCTGATCATGGCGGGCGTGCTCGATCGGTTCCCGGACCTGCGGATCGTGTTGGCGCACGGCGGCGGCGGCCTCGCGTTCATCGCCGGCCGCCTGGATCACGCGTACGAGGTGCGGCCGGAATGCCGGACGGCGATCCCCCAGGCCCCGTCAGCGTACCTGCGGCGGCTGTACTTCGACACGATCACGTTCGACGATCGGGGGTTGCGTTTTCTGATCGACGCCGCCGGCGCGGACCGGGTGGCGCTCGGGACCGACTACGCGTACGACATGGCCGACCCGGACGTGCTGCCGCGGATCCGCCGGCTCGCGCTCCCGCCCGGCGATACGGAGGCGATCTGCAGCGGAACCGGCGCGCGGCTCCTTGGGGTGAACGCGGAGAGCGGGTGA